GGGCTCATACGCGAGTTCGCCGCGAAGGGTGCACGCCCCAAGTAGAGGAGCTCTCGACCCCTGGAGGTGTTCCCGTGAAGTGCTCTCTCGCCGTACTGCGGCCTGCAACGGGGGACAGACGGTCTCCTGCTCGGGCATCACCTGCTCCGCGACGACCAACTCCGGTGTGACGTGCGACGGCGTGTTCACCGCTTGTCCTACCCCTGCCTGCAATGGCCTGCCCGCCTGCAACCTCTACGCAAACCAGCGCTGCACCGCGCGCGTTGGCACAAGGCTGGATTGCTGCCGGGAGGACGGCTGGGCTGACTACCTCATCTGTCCGAACTGGGGCGGAGGGAGGTACTGGCTCTACGAGTAGAAGGTCGGCTGGGTGAGTTCACGCAGGACGACGGCTACCTCTTCCGCTCCGAGCAGCAGGTGCGGCAGGAGGTGGCCGCTTCGCGCGGGGTCGGCGGGGCGTCAGTGGGCACCCTGACGCGGTGCCGGTGGCTCCGAGGTGGGCTGCCGAATGCTGTCATAGGCAGGGTAGTAGCAAGCATCCCTCCACTCGTATTCATCGTCATTACAAGGGGGCTGCACCTCCGCGAAGCGTCTCCAACACCCGCCATTGATGACCACCTCCCCCTGTCGACATTTGCCGGCGCTGTCAGGGCGGCGCTGGCCAGGCAAGGGGTTGGGAGGCACGTCCAGGCCAATGCTGGACCACCCTCGTGGCGGAGAGGGCTCCTTCATCGGCGCGGTGAGCACCTCCTGCGCGAGTTCGATGGTGCCACCGTCCCCCATGCCTCCGTCCCGGCTCTCGGCTTGAGCAACCACAGGCGCTTCCTCCGAGGATGGCTCCTGTGAATGCTGCTGAGAGATCACCGCGAGCAGCACCGTGGCAATGCCCACGCCAATCCAGGGCAGCCACATCAGGCCTTGTTCCCGTGGCGCGGAGGCAGCCATGACGCGTGCAAGCTCCGCCGCTTCACGCCGCGCGGCCTGCGCTTTGTCCTCGGAGGCCTGCTGCCGCGCCTCGTGTACCTTCCCCACCTTGGGGACAGCCGGTACCAACCCGGCAAACAGCGGTTGATCTGCTGTAGGGCCCGCGCACTCGGCTTCCTGTTCCAACAAACGAGCCAGTTCCTGAGCGGTCCCCCGCGCCTTGGGACGCAACGAGAGCATGCGCAGGATGAGGGCGCTCAGCTGCGGGTCCACCCGAGCGTTGAGCACCCACGGCGTTCGTGGACTGGCCCGGTCCGCGTACCAGAGGCGGGAACCTGCGTTGCCTGGGTTGGTGGTGGGGGGATGCCGGATGCAGTTCGGGACGCGCGGCTTGTCCATCGGGTTGCCTCACAGTGTGGGAAACGGCTACCTCTGGCCACGCACAGCCTACCCGATGAGTAGGCAAGGAGCAGCACCCTCCTTGAGGTCACCCGGCCGCCGCTTCGACTCGATGCCGGGCCCGAGGCCGCGCGGCAGGCCTCCCGGCGCACCACCCCGAGGCATCTTTCTCGTGGCGCATTTATATCAGACTGATATATCCGAATGGAGGAGGTCACCGTGGCGAGAGAGAACACCTGCCAGTTCGCCATCCTGGGGATGCTGTGCCGGGAGCCCATGAGCGGTTACGACCTGCGCCAGGCCATCGAGCAGACGGTGGGGCACTTCTGGCAGGAGAGCTACGGCAACCTGTACCCGACGCTGGAGCGGATGGAGACAGAGGGGCTGGTCGCGCTCGACCGGGAGGAGCATTCGCCCGGCGGGCGGGTGCGCAAGGTGTACCGGGTGACGGCGCAAGGGCGGCGAGTGCTCGCGGAGTGGTTGCGTCGGCCGGTGGTGCCTCACGTGGAGCGCAACGAGCTGCTGCTCAAGCTCTTCTTCGGATCCCGGGTGGGACCGGAGGCCTCGCTGGCGCAC
This portion of the Hyalangium ruber genome encodes:
- a CDS encoding PadR family transcriptional regulator, whose amino-acid sequence is MARENTCQFAILGMLCREPMSGYDLRQAIEQTVGHFWQESYGNLYPTLERMETEGLVALDREEHSPGGRVRKVYRVTAQGRRVLAEWLRRPVVPHVERNELLLKLFFGSRVGPEASLAHVEHSRAEAEEMLSALRLIDEDVRRSREGHPELPYWHLSVRAGLLGLEAHLRWCDEARETLQRLALTEGSKKKEERDER